The DNA window TTTCAACACATCAACCTCACCACCCTACGCCGGGTGATCAAAGGGGTCATGGCACAGCGACTACCCAGCTTGTCGGCAGAGATGGCCTACAATGCGCTACTCGCCCTTTTCCCTGCCGTACTGACCGTCTTAACTGCTGTCAGCCTCTTCGAACCCCTCACCAACTCCTTCGAACGCCTCATGGGTCGGCTGAGTGAAGTTGCTCCAGTGGACGCCCTCAATCTGATTGAAAATTTCGCCAGCGACATCACCACCGGCGGCAGTAGTGGTCTATTTTCCGTCAGCTTTTTAATTGCCCTCTGGGTGTCCTCCAGCGCCCTGAGCGCCGCCATGCGGGCCTTGGATCAAATTCACCAGATCCCCCAAGCGTTAATGCGGCCGTTTTGGAAAGCGAAGCTGATTTCCCTAGGACTAACCCTGGGAACGATCCTGTTGCTGATGCTAGCCTCCACCTTGGTGTTTATTAGCGACTGGGCGATCAGCAACCTAGCTATTCAAAGTTCAACCTTTGCTCCGTGGCTGCTGCAGGGATGGCGCTGGCTCACCTGGCCCTTTGCCTTGGGCATCATGTCTTTGGCTTTTGCCTTCATCTACCGCTTTGGGCCAAGTCGCTGGAGCCCTAATAAGCCCTTATTCCCCGGAGCTGTCCTCGCGGCTATTTCCTGGGCCCTGATTTCCAACGGCTTTCGTCTCTACGTGCTGCATTTCGGCAACTACAACAAAGTCTATGGCACGGTGGGCGCTGTGATTGTGCTGCAACTGTGGCTCTATATGAGTTCCTTGGTGATGCTGATCGGCGATCAGGTGAACGTCACCGTTGGGGAAGCCATGCAGACCAGCGATCGCCAACGCCTAGCCGCTGATCCCTCGGAACCCAAGCCACGCCGCTCGAAATCCTCCACGGGGCCAGGGGTAAAACGCCCCTCTCGCTTCTAGTCAATGGCAGTCATGTCAAACTCGATCGCAAGAGGTGTAGCCCTTGTTGCAAAATACAAAGGAGTAGGACGAAGCCACCGTTAAAACAATGGCCTTTGTCCTCGGGACTATTGCGGACATTACCCTCGGCCCATGCGACTTTTTTCTCGATCGCCCATGTTATGGATTTGTCAAATGACTGCATCGCTCAAGACCTATTGGCGGCGATCGCCCCTCGCTTCCATCCTGATATCAACCGTGCTAGCGATCGCCCTGGTGGTGATGGGCGCGACCCCAGCTCTAGCCGGATTAACCGACGATCGCTTTGACGGCGGCATTTTCCCTCTCTATGCCGGTAACGGCTCCCTGGTTCCCCCTCGGGTCACCCTAGAAGCATCGCTCAAGGGCGATCGCCCCACCCTGCTGGTGCTCTACATCGACGACAGCAGCGACTGCAAAGCCTACGTCTCCGTTGTTTCGCAATTTGATGCCTTCTACGGACGCGCCACCGATATTATCCCCATTGATATTGACTCCCTGCCGATCAAGGATCAGTATGAACCCACAGAACCGGGCTACTACTACGAAGGTCTAGTCCCCCAAACGGTTGTCTTTGACCAAGCTGGCCAGGTTGTGCTCAACAAAACCGGATCCGTAGACTTTGAAGAACTCGACGATCGCTTCCGAGAAATTTTTGACCTGCTGCCGCGATCGGAATCGACCGAACTCAAACGGCGATCGGTCAACGAGGTGAATACCGAGCTTGTTCCCAATTCTGAATCGTGACCTCCACGGCCAGACCTCGAAAAAACTCCCTACACTGAAAACAGCACGGAACACCCAACCGGAACCCGACCTTCAGTCATGGAGCGATCACGGTGAGAGATCATGGTGAGCGATCACGATTGCGTGAGATAGACCGCTTGCTCTCAACCTAGGGGAGTTGCGATCGCTCCCTGATCCAAAACCTTTCAGCGCATCACCTAGAGCTGGTATGGCCCTAGGGATGCTGCATGGGGTGTTTCGTCATCCCTCTGTGGGACTGCTCAATTGCCATAGGTATAGACATAATGACAACTACTCAAATCAACGCTCAAGATCTATTTCGCTCCGCCTACAACAATCGCTACACCTGGGATACCAACTTCCCTGGATTCACCGCCGATCTCACCGTGACCCAAGGCGACGAAGTCCACACCGCTAAGGTGACCGTCAAGGCTGATTACAGCGTTGAGGTGACCGACATTGAAGATGAAACCGTTAAGGAATCGATCTACACCCAACTGCGCGACGTGGTGACCCATCGCAAGCGCAATTCCTTTGAGCAGGCCCACAGCAAACACACCTTCAGCGCTGGCACCACCGACGACACCGGTGCCGTTGAAATCCTTGTCGGCGGCGATGCCATGGGGTCTAACTACAAACTACGCAACAACGAAGTCTGTCAAGTTAGCCGCGTTATGGGACGCATGGCCTTCACCATCGACCACCTCGATAGCTTAGATACCGGCAACGGCTACGTATCAACTCGCTACAATGCCGTCTTCCGCAATCCGCAAACCCAAGACATTCTGCGAGACATGCAGTTTGAAGATCGCTATGAAGCCGTGGGCGACTATTACCTGATGAGCCAGCAAACCATCCACGCCACCGCCGATGGTCAACAAACCACTACCGTCTTCCAGTTTTCCAACCTAGCGCTTTTAGGTTAGATCTCGGTTTCTTAAGAGGCGATCGCCCCCTACCTATTGATTCAATCAGAATTCTCTAGGTCAAGCCTCGAAGGATAACAGACCCTAGATGTTAGACTTTGGGTAGATGTTGAGGGCGATCGCCCATCCGAGAGTGACTCTAGCGCTACACCATCTAGATTAGACATCATCGCTCACCCTGCACCCTATATCACAAGCCATGGAACTCACAATTACCAACGTTGAACAAGTCCTTGATGAACTTCGTCCCTACCTCATGTCCGATGGTGGTAACGTCGAACTTGTCGAACTCGATGGCCCAGTTGTGCGGCTGCGACTTCAGGGAGCTTGCGGATCCTGCCCTAGCTCAGCCATGACCCTGAAAATGGGTATCGAACGCCGTCTCCGGGAATCCATTCCCGAAATTGTTGAGGTCGAGCAAGTTCTGTAGTGCTGACTGTGATAGTTGGTAGGTATTCTTAACGTAAATAGTTACATAACGCGGGGAAGTGACATCATCTTCCCCGCGTCGTTTAAGTAGAGTAGTAGCAGTGACTCTACCAAGACAGGTTGGACTCATGCCAGCCTGCGGTAAAGTTATGTTGTGTTGCTCTAGCCATGGTGCTAGTCCACTTCTTTGCCCCTCTCTGTTAGGCGATCGGGTGTCTGACAGAGGCACTTTAGGAGGTTCTATGCCTCATCCGCTCTACGTTGCCATCATCTGGCACCAACACCAACCCCTTTACAAAAGCCGAGTAGCCGGTCATTACCAACTGCCTTGGGTGCGGCTGCATGGCACCAAAGACTATCTCGACTTGGTGCTGATGCTTGAACGCTATCCCAAGCTGCATCAAACCGTAAACCTAGTTCCCTCCCTGATCTTGCAAATTGAGGATTATGTCGCTGGGAAGGCCAGGGATCCCTATCTATCCCTAGCGTTAAGCGACGTAACCACCTTCACAGATACCCAACGCCGCTTTACCGTCGAGCATTGTTTCGACGCCAACCACCGTACCATGGTGGATCCCCATCCTCGCTATGCTGAACTCTACAACCAGCGGCAGGAGCAAGGTTTAGGCTGGTGTGTGGAAAACTGGGGGCCGGCCGACTATGGTGATGTGCTGGCCTGGCACAACTTGGCCTGGATTGATCCACTCTTTTGGGACGATCCCCAAGTGGCCCGCTGGCTAGAGCAGGATCGCAACTTTAGCCTCAGCGATCGCCAACAGATTTACGTTAAGCAGAAGGAGATCCTAAGCCGTATCATCCCCCAGCACCGCAAGATGCAGGAGCAGGGACAGCTTGAGGTCACCACCACACCCTATACCCACCCCATTCTGCCGCTGCTGGCCGACACGGATGCTGGACGGGTGGCGGTACCGGGTATGCAGTTGCCCAACCACCGCTTCCAGTTTGCGGAAGATATTCCCCGCCATCTGCAAAAATCTTGGGACTTATACATCGATCGCTTTGGCTGTGCTCCGCGTGGGCTGTGGCCGTCTGAGCAGTCGGTGAGCCCAGCCATGCTGGATCCAGTTGCTAAGCAAGGTTTTCAGTGGCTCTGTTCCGATGAAGCCGTCCTAGGCTGGACGATGAAGCATTACTTCCACCGCGATGGTTCCGGCAACGTCCAAGAACCAGAGTTGATGTATCGCCCCTATCGCCTAGAAACGCCCCATGGCGACCTGGGTATTGTCTTCCGAGACCACCGACTGTCGGATCTAATCGGCTTCACCTACGGAGCCATGGAACCCAAGGCCGCCGCCGCTGATCTGATTGGCCACCTAGAAGCGATCGGGCGATCGCTCAAATACAACCAGCACACCGGCCATACGTCCCTCGATCATCCTTGGCTAGTCACCATTGCCCTGGATGGCGAGAACTGTTGGGAATATTATCCTCACGACGGTAAGCCGTTCCTAGAAGCGCTCTATTCGAGACTGAGTGAACAAACCGGGATCAAACTGGTCACCGTGGGTGAATTTCTAGAGCAGTTTCCTGCCACAGAGCGCCTGCCCGCAGAGAACCTGCACAGCGGCTCTTGGGTGGATGGTAGTTTCACCACCTGGATTGGCGATCCGGCGAAGAACAAAGCGTGGGATCTGCTCACCGAAGCCCGTCAAGTCTTAGCCCGCCATCCCGAAGCCACGGAAGAGAACAACCCCGAAGCCTGGGAAGCCCTCTATGCCGCTGAAGGATCCGACTGGTTTTGGTGGTTTGGCGAGGGGCATTCCTCCAACCAAGATGCCATGTTTGACCAACTGTTCCGAGAACATTTGGCAGCCATCTACTACGCCCTGAATGAACCCGTGCCAACGGCCGTGCAGCAGCCGATCGAAATCCATGCGGTGGGCGGTGACCACCTGCCCATGAGCTTCATCCATCCGGTTATTGACGGCATTGGCGACGAGCAGGATTGGGATAAGGCAGGGCGGATTGAGCTCGGCGGAGCCCGAGGCACCATGCACCGCAGCAGCGTCGTCCAGCGGCTGTGGTATGGCGTAGACCACTTAAACTTCTACCTGCGGCTAGACTTCAAGAGCGGTTCAAAACCCGGTGTGGATGTCCCACCCGAGCTGCATCTCCTCTGGTTCTACCCCGATCGCTCCCTGAGCACCAGTCCTGCGCCCTTGGCCAATGTGCCTGATGAAGCACCGGTCAACTATCGCTTCCACCACCACCTCGGTGTGAACCTCGTGACCCAGTCCGCCTGGTTCCAAGCGGCCACCGAACATCATCGTTGGCAGGCCCATCCCTCCCGCGCCCAAGTGGGGATCGATCGCTGCCTAGAGATTGCCGTTCCCTGGGCCGATTTGCAGATGGTAGAACCCGATTGGCAGATACGTATGCTGGCTGTTTTGGCAGAAGACAGTTGCTACAACAGCTACTTGCCGGAACATCGATTGATTCCCGTCAATGTGCCCTAGGGTGGCTGATGCCGACCTGCGATCGCGCCTAGAGAAGCATCTGAGCCATCTGGTGCGCGATCGCGATCCCTATCTGGCCACAGCCGGCTATTTTTTCGTGCGGGACTATATCCGTCAGGACTTATCCCAGTGGGGATCGGTGACGGTGCAGGAACGCAAGCAGCCGCCTCTGCCCCTGCAAAATCTGATTCTGCATCTCCCCGGCCAGCGCCCTCAGACCGAGCCTATCTTAGTTGGAGCCCACTATGACGCGGTACTTGGCTCCCCCGGTGCCGATGACAACGCTAGCGGTGTAGCGGTCTTACTGGAGCTGGCCCGCTGGTTGACCCAGCATCCCCCAGTGCATCCCGTCATCCTGGTTGCCTTTGACCTCGAAGAATATGGCCTGCAAGGTAGTTACGCCTTCGTTGAAGCATGGCGATCGCACCAGCGTTCCCTACGATTAATGCTGTCTTTAGAAATGCTGGGCTACTGCGATCGCACCCCCGGCAGCCAGCGCTATCCGCCAGGATTGGCGAGATTCTATCCCGATCGCGGTGACTTCATTGCCCTCGTGGGCAACCTCGCTACCCTGCCTGACTTGATCCGCCTCAGCCGCCACATCAACCGCAGCGGTACCTCCTGCCAATGGCTGCCGGTGCCCTTGCGGGGGCGCGGCGTACCCGACACCCGCCGCAGCGACCATGTGCCCTTTTGGGATGCGGGCTATCGCGCCATTATGGTCACCGATACCGCCAACCTGCGCAATCCCCACTATCACCAGACCAGCGATCGCCTCCAAACCTTAGACTTAGACTTTCTCACCGGCGTATGCCAGGGGTTGTCCATGGGGTTGACCGCACTGTCTTAGCTGCCGGCCTAGCTGCTGCTGGACTAGATACCAGCTCGCTGGGCCGCAATCGTCTGGCGCAGAGAATCGGCTTTGTCCAGCAGTTCCGCTTGGGCGATCGCTTCCTGATCTCCACTGGCCAACCACTTCAGGTTTACCGTGCCCGCCTCTGCTTCTGCATCGCCCAGGACAAGGCAAGCGATCGCCCCACTGCGATCGGCCCGCTTAAACTGCTTACCGAAGGCACTGCCGCTCAGATCCACCTCCACGGAAAAACCCTGGTGGCGTAGCTGCTGGGCTAGCTGAGCCGACTGCGCTTCCGCTCGTTCTCCCCGCGACACCAGATAAAAATCTAGATCCGGCAGCGATGTTTCCTGCAACTGGCGCAGCAGGAGCGTCAGCCGCTCTAGACCAATGGCCCAGCCCACCGCCGCCGTGTCGGGGCCGCCCAGTTGCCCCACCAATCCGTCATAGCGCCCGCCGCCACATACCGTTGCCTGGGCTCCCAAATCCTGGGACACCAGTTCAAAAGCCGTGTGGGTGTAGTAGTCTAGCCCTCGCACCAGACGCGGGTTGAGGGTGTAGACAATTCCCAAATCCGTCAGCAACTGCTGCACCCGGTCAAAATGCTGCTTCGAGTCATCTCCCAGGTAATCCAAAATGCTGGGGGCATCCTTGGCGATCGCCTGAGTGCGTTCGTCTTTGCTATCGAGAATGCGTAGGGGATTGCGCGTCAGGCGTTCCTGGGAATCTGCATCTAGGTCAGCCTGAAACGGCGTGAAATAGGTCACTAGGGCATCGCGATAGTGGTGGCGATCGCTAGGATTGCCTACGGAATTTAAGTACAGCGTGAGACCCGTGAGACCCAAGGTTTGCAGCATATCCGTTGCCAGAGCCATCACCTCCACATCAGCTCGGGGATCGCGACTGCCAATCACCTCCACCCCTAGCTGATGGAACTGCCGCTGCCGTCCTGCCTGGGGGCGCTCATAGCGAAACATCGGCCCGGTATACCACAGCCGCTGCACACCACCCTGGGCATAGAGACTATGCTCAATAAACGCCCGCACCACCCCCGCCGTATTTTCCGGTCGCAGGGTTAGGGAGCGATCGCCCCGATCGTGAAACGTATACATCTCCTTACCCACCACATCCGTGGCTTCGCCGATGCCCCGCTCAAACAAATCCGTTTGCTCGAAAATGGGCGTGCGAATTTCCCGGTAGGCCGACCGCGCCAAAATCTCCCGCGCTGTCGCCTCCACCTGCTGCCAAATCCTGACCGCCTCCGGCAGAATATCCTGTGTGCCTCGGCTTGCTTTGATCGTGCCCATGCTGCCTACTTACGCTCAACTGCCGCTTGGGACTTGATCACGTCCCAGTCCCCGTAGCGATCGCCATAATACGCTAAAACCTGCTCAACGCGGAGATGAGATGCATCATCTGCCTCTGGCTTGTAGCGAATCCACAAACCACCCGCCTGACTTTTGAGATAATCAAAGTCTTGAGACGTTTGGGGTAATAGACCTGCTTCTACACCCGTCACTTGCCGCAGATGAGCCGCAATTTCGCGATAGACCCCCAAGGGCAGATGGGTACAGCGAATTTGATAGGGGGGCTGAGCATCCTGAGCCCCTGATGATTGCTTACCAGTCGCCATGATTTAAATTCTCTACGCCTCGCCCTGGGCAATGCTGCTATCCACCACCGGCAGGGTGCAGCAATTGACTTGATCGATGCAAACCTTGCCCCACTGCAGCGCCCAGCGTACTAGGGCTACCCGATTTCCCGTTGCCGTTTTGGTGAGAATATTGCTGACGTGATTATCCACCGTCCGCTTGCTGATCTCAAGTTTTTCAGCAATTTCTTGATTGGTCAAACCTGAAGCAACCAAGTCAACAATTTGCAGCTCTCGATCGGAGAGAACTCCTGACCCCTGAGATTCACCAACGCTCATAATCCCAACCGTGTATTTTTACTCACTGTACCTTTCATTTTAAGGGGTGATAGGCAAATCTACTGACTGGGTTTAGGGGTTTTCATGAAGGTTCACCAAGGTTCACTGTTGCCTCGGGTATGGATCGGTCGGGGGCGATCGCTTGGGCAGCATTGACGATCGCCAACAGCGGCCCCACCTGCTCCTGACCATTGGTGGATAAATCGCTATGGCAAAGATAGAGGCGATCGCGCACCCGTCTGAGCAGATCCGCCACCTGACGTTGGAGGCGAGCCAGATCATCGGCCTGTTCGTCCACCGCTGTCCAGGGTTGGCCAGACCAATGGCTGAGGAACATGGGCGCACCCACCAGCGGCCCCCCTCCGGTTAGCCATAGGGTGGAGCCGGCATCGAGCCAAAAATGCCAGCGATGATGACAGCGCTGCGATCGATACTGAAACAGCGTTGCCAGGGTCACCGCATCTGGCGATCGCCCCATCGAACGCAGGGGATAGGGATCCGCTGTAATCGTGCCATGCTGCAGCAGGTCGATAAACGCGCCGACCACCGCCGCGTCGGGTAGGTGGTGGTGCCCTGCCTGTCGCAACTGTCCATCTACCTCCCAATAGTGCTGGGCGGTTTCCATCAGCTCTCGCAGCGCCGATAGCTGATCGTAGGGCAGCGCCGTGCCGCCGTGGAAAAATTGTTGAATGGCCCGATCTAGCAATGTGATCGGTTTCAGCAGCTTGGGCACCGGTGATGAATCTAACTGCTGTTTCTGGGTGGCAATCCAGCGACGAATCGCGTCATAGGCCTCTGTGGCCTGATAGCCCAATCGATCCCAGCGCGGAAACGCCGTGGCCTCCAGCAGGTGAGGATGCTGCACATCGGGCACAAAACAATGATCGGTCAGCAGACCAGCCCGCACCGGATCGATAGAGACATCCCCGCCGCGATCGCTGACGGGCGTCGGCTGTTGGCTCAGCACCACCAGCATATCGGCCACCGCATCCGCCTGGATCAACGGCCCTAACCCTGGATAGATCAACGCCAACAGCGTCAGCAGCGATCGCACCTTGGGATAGCTCACCAAGGGCTGCTGATCATGCAACGAGATCAGCGCAATGCCGCGGCTGTTCAAGATCTCCCGCAGCGTATAGCGAGCGATCGCATCCAAACCTGGGCCGATAATCGCCACCTCATGGGCCGCCACCTGCCCCGAATGAATCGCTTCGGCAATCTGCTCTGCCACCTGGCGCAAAAGACTGCCCCGCGCCGTGGTTTGAATCGCCTGCACCGTCTCCGGCACCTCCACCCACAGCGGCTCTGCCAGCCAACTCAGCACCCTGTCTACCCCCAAGCGATCGCCTAAGGATTGCTCCGGATTCGCCACTAGCGTTTCTTGCTGACAGCGCTGGGCCAACTGCCCCAGACAGCGGGGATCGGCTCCTAGCCCTAGACGGATCGCCCCTTCGGGGTTAAACGTGAACAGGGAAGGAATCTCGGCATCTAGCCACTGGCTGAAGAGATCAAAGGCGATCGCCGGATAGTCATCCAGATCATCCGCCAGCAGCGCCCCGTAGCGATGGGTGAGATGGGATTGGTACTGGGGATTGGGCAAGAGGTGTTGGCCATAGAGTTCCGTAATCAGACCGTAGGTGAGCAGCCCCCGCTGCAAACACCAACTCCGCCACTGCTGCAGCGCCTCTCCCATGTGGTGCCACAGATCGGGTGTGCCGCCCATCTCTCCCAGCCCCGCCTCTAGACGAGCGGGAATATCATCGATCGCCGTCCCGCTCAATGCTGCAAGCTGCCAGATATCCAGCGATCGCCGCACCATCACGGCTTGACGTACCCCTTCTTGCTGGAGTGGGCCACCGTCGAGCAGCGGTTGCCATACCTGGGTGGCCAGGGCCTGTTCTGTCTCCGGCCGCAGCCGTACTGGGAAAGGTGTTGTAAGCTGCAGAGATTGGGCTAATAGAGGCCAAAACAGCATCACCTCCTTCTGAAAAAATCCTAAGGGCGTGTGCGACTCAAACGGTACGGCTACCTGAGTATCAAGCAACCGATCGACTAGCTCTAGGCGATTATCGCCATTGGCCGCAAAGACCACCATCGGACGCAGGGCAGCGCCTTGATCCTGCGCCCATTGGGCATACTGGCGCACCAAGCGTTCCGTCTTACCACTGCGCGTTGTTCCAACAATCCAGAGAAATCCAGAAGACACCTATCGTTCCTAAAGGGATTTGATATGATACTACTCACATCTTGACTCTATCTAGGTCATAGAGATACGCCCTAGGTCATAGAGATACGCCTCTCGCCCATGCATCCCCATTCTATTGCCTAGCCGTCCTGAGGCGATCGCTCTTCCAACGAGTCTGTGAACGTGAGCCCACCAGAGCGCCCATTGATTCACCCACTCATCCAGCGACCGTTGCCCACCAGCTCAGAGATGATCCTTCGCAGCTCAACTCGTCTCAACCCTGTGGGTAAACCGTTCCCCTATCATTATGACATCAGCACTTTCCAGCACCGTTAAACGATATTTGCGCCGGCTCAATCAATGGTGGCTCAAAACCCCCGATCGCGCTTTGGACGAAGCCTATGCAGCCGCCTGCAAGATCCGCAGCATTGAAGAAAATCACTTCAATGGCGATCGCATCTCTCCCGATGTGGGCAACTATGGCGAGGGCACCCAAGCCTATTTCCAGGGCGAACTGAAGAAAAACCTGGAAACGGCCCGCCTGCGCCTAGCCGAATTTAAGACCAGCAATTCCGTCGTCCGGCTCTCCAACGCCCGCATCACAGAAGTGGAGGTAGACGATCGCTCCGGTGAAGCCAACGTCAATATTATTGATAAACCCGCCCTCATTTTTAAGAAACTGCGGTTTATTGACGACGTGCTAGATCGCTATAGCCCCCAGCGCTACACGCCCACCCGCCGTGCCCCCCTCGTTGTCACCGCCACAGATCCCAGCTCCGACCCAGCCCCCTTAGGCAGCCCTGCTCCTGGCCCACCCCAAACGCCCCGCTCTACGGCCCCGCGCAATGATGTGGCCTCCTTTGCCGATAAAACCGGCGTGTTACCGCGCTCCATTTTGCGCACCGTCGATCGCATCCGCCGCGAATTAGACCCCAAAGCTGAAGACCAGGTTGTTGAAACCTTTCGCGATTCTAAAGTCCGCACCTTTGTCTCCCTACGCTTCATTTTGATTTTAGTGATCGCCCCCTTGTTAACCCAGCAAGTGGCCAAGAACTTCCTGGTGGGGCCCATTGTCGATCAAAGCCGCCATGAAGATAGCGCCATCATTTTTCTCAACAGCGAAATGGAAGAGGAGGCCCTAGAAGAA is part of the Leptolyngbya sp. CCY15150 genome and encodes:
- a CDS encoding YihY/virulence factor BrkB family protein, translated to MYAPRFVRFFQHINLTTLRRVIKGVMAQRLPSLSAEMAYNALLALFPAVLTVLTAVSLFEPLTNSFERLMGRLSEVAPVDALNLIENFASDITTGGSSGLFSVSFLIALWVSSSALSAAMRALDQIHQIPQALMRPFWKAKLISLGLTLGTILLLMLASTLVFISDWAISNLAIQSSTFAPWLLQGWRWLTWPFALGIMSLAFAFIYRFGPSRWSPNKPLFPGAVLAAISWALISNGFRLYVLHFGNYNKVYGTVGAVIVLQLWLYMSSLVMLIGDQVNVTVGEAMQTSDRQRLAADPSEPKPRRSKSSTGPGVKRPSRF
- a CDS encoding thylakoid membrane photosystem I accumulation factor produces the protein MRLFSRSPMLWICQMTASLKTYWRRSPLASILISTVLAIALVVMGATPALAGLTDDRFDGGIFPLYAGNGSLVPPRVTLEASLKGDRPTLLVLYIDDSSDCKAYVSVVSQFDAFYGRATDIIPIDIDSLPIKDQYEPTEPGYYYEGLVPQTVVFDQAGQVVLNKTGSVDFEELDDRFREIFDLLPRSESTELKRRSVNEVNTELVPNSES
- a CDS encoding DUF3386 domain-containing protein: MTTTQINAQDLFRSAYNNRYTWDTNFPGFTADLTVTQGDEVHTAKVTVKADYSVEVTDIEDETVKESIYTQLRDVVTHRKRNSFEQAHSKHTFSAGTTDDTGAVEILVGGDAMGSNYKLRNNEVCQVSRVMGRMAFTIDHLDSLDTGNGYVSTRYNAVFRNPQTQDILRDMQFEDRYEAVGDYYLMSQQTIHATADGQQTTTVFQFSNLALLG
- a CDS encoding NifU family protein, producing MELTITNVEQVLDELRPYLMSDGGNVELVELDGPVVRLRLQGACGSCPSSAMTLKMGIERRLRESIPEIVEVEQVL
- a CDS encoding glycoside hydrolase, which gives rise to MPHPLYVAIIWHQHQPLYKSRVAGHYQLPWVRLHGTKDYLDLVLMLERYPKLHQTVNLVPSLILQIEDYVAGKARDPYLSLALSDVTTFTDTQRRFTVEHCFDANHRTMVDPHPRYAELYNQRQEQGLGWCVENWGPADYGDVLAWHNLAWIDPLFWDDPQVARWLEQDRNFSLSDRQQIYVKQKEILSRIIPQHRKMQEQGQLEVTTTPYTHPILPLLADTDAGRVAVPGMQLPNHRFQFAEDIPRHLQKSWDLYIDRFGCAPRGLWPSEQSVSPAMLDPVAKQGFQWLCSDEAVLGWTMKHYFHRDGSGNVQEPELMYRPYRLETPHGDLGIVFRDHRLSDLIGFTYGAMEPKAAAADLIGHLEAIGRSLKYNQHTGHTSLDHPWLVTIALDGENCWEYYPHDGKPFLEALYSRLSEQTGIKLVTVGEFLEQFPATERLPAENLHSGSWVDGSFTTWIGDPAKNKAWDLLTEARQVLARHPEATEENNPEAWEALYAAEGSDWFWWFGEGHSSNQDAMFDQLFREHLAAIYYALNEPVPTAVQQPIEIHAVGGDHLPMSFIHPVIDGIGDEQDWDKAGRIELGGARGTMHRSSVVQRLWYGVDHLNFYLRLDFKSGSKPGVDVPPELHLLWFYPDRSLSTSPAPLANVPDEAPVNYRFHHHLGVNLVTQSAWFQAATEHHRWQAHPSRAQVGIDRCLEIAVPWADLQMVEPDWQIRMLAVLAEDSCYNSYLPEHRLIPVNVP
- a CDS encoding M28 family peptidase, with the protein product MADADLRSRLEKHLSHLVRDRDPYLATAGYFFVRDYIRQDLSQWGSVTVQERKQPPLPLQNLILHLPGQRPQTEPILVGAHYDAVLGSPGADDNASGVAVLLELARWLTQHPPVHPVILVAFDLEEYGLQGSYAFVEAWRSHQRSLRLMLSLEMLGYCDRTPGSQRYPPGLARFYPDRGDFIALVGNLATLPDLIRLSRHINRSGTSCQWLPVPLRGRGVPDTRRSDHVPFWDAGYRAIMVTDTANLRNPHYHQTSDRLQTLDLDFLTGVCQGLSMGLTALS
- the hisS gene encoding histidine--tRNA ligase, coding for MGTIKASRGTQDILPEAVRIWQQVEATAREILARSAYREIRTPIFEQTDLFERGIGEATDVVGKEMYTFHDRGDRSLTLRPENTAGVVRAFIEHSLYAQGGVQRLWYTGPMFRYERPQAGRQRQFHQLGVEVIGSRDPRADVEVMALATDMLQTLGLTGLTLYLNSVGNPSDRHHYRDALVTYFTPFQADLDADSQERLTRNPLRILDSKDERTQAIAKDAPSILDYLGDDSKQHFDRVQQLLTDLGIVYTLNPRLVRGLDYYTHTAFELVSQDLGAQATVCGGGRYDGLVGQLGGPDTAAVGWAIGLERLTLLLRQLQETSLPDLDFYLVSRGERAEAQSAQLAQQLRHQGFSVEVDLSGSAFGKQFKRADRSGAIACLVLGDAEAEAGTVNLKWLASGDQEAIAQAELLDKADSLRQTIAAQRAGI
- a CDS encoding acyltransferase, whose amino-acid sequence is MATGKQSSGAQDAQPPYQIRCTHLPLGVYREIAAHLRQVTGVEAGLLPQTSQDFDYLKSQAGGLWIRYKPEADDASHLRVEQVLAYYGDRYGDWDVIKSQAAVERK
- a CDS encoding LuxR C-terminal-related transcriptional regulator — its product is MSVGESQGSGVLSDRELQIVDLVASGLTNQEIAEKLEISKRTVDNHVSNILTKTATGNRVALVRWALQWGKVCIDQVNCCTLPVVDSSIAQGEA
- a CDS encoding recombinase family protein; the protein is MSSGFLWIVGTTRSGKTERLVRQYAQWAQDQGAALRPMVVFAANGDNRLELVDRLLDTQVAVPFESHTPLGFFQKEVMLFWPLLAQSLQLTTPFPVRLRPETEQALATQVWQPLLDGGPLQQEGVRQAVMVRRSLDIWQLAALSGTAIDDIPARLEAGLGEMGGTPDLWHHMGEALQQWRSWCLQRGLLTYGLITELYGQHLLPNPQYQSHLTHRYGALLADDLDDYPAIAFDLFSQWLDAEIPSLFTFNPEGAIRLGLGADPRCLGQLAQRCQQETLVANPEQSLGDRLGVDRVLSWLAEPLWVEVPETVQAIQTTARGSLLRQVAEQIAEAIHSGQVAAHEVAIIGPGLDAIARYTLREILNSRGIALISLHDQQPLVSYPKVRSLLTLLALIYPGLGPLIQADAVADMLVVLSQQPTPVSDRGGDVSIDPVRAGLLTDHCFVPDVQHPHLLEATAFPRWDRLGYQATEAYDAIRRWIATQKQQLDSSPVPKLLKPITLLDRAIQQFFHGGTALPYDQLSALRELMETAQHYWEVDGQLRQAGHHHLPDAAVVGAFIDLLQHGTITADPYPLRSMGRSPDAVTLATLFQYRSQRCHHRWHFWLDAGSTLWLTGGGPLVGAPMFLSHWSGQPWTAVDEQADDLARLQRQVADLLRRVRDRLYLCHSDLSTNGQEQVGPLLAIVNAAQAIAPDRSIPEATVNLGEPS
- a CDS encoding proton extrusion protein PcxA codes for the protein MTSALSSTVKRYLRRLNQWWLKTPDRALDEAYAAACKIRSIEENHFNGDRISPDVGNYGEGTQAYFQGELKKNLETARLRLAEFKTSNSVVRLSNARITEVEVDDRSGEANVNIIDKPALIFKKLRFIDDVLDRYSPQRYTPTRRAPLVVTATDPSSDPAPLGSPAPGPPQTPRSTAPRNDVASFADKTGVLPRSILRTVDRIRRELDPKAEDQVVETFRDSKVRTFVSLRFILILVIAPLLTQQVAKNFLVGPIVDQSRHEDSAIIFLNSEMEEEALEELSRYEEHLRFKALIGQIPAISSEEMESRIKEKAAEIQDEFYWRSSDSIKNIFADFLSVLVFAFVLVRSKAEIAVLKSFIDELIYGLSDSAKAFIIILFTDTFVGFHSPHGWEIILEGISRHFGLPASRDFIFLFIATFPVILDTVFKYWIFRYLNRISPSAVATYKNMNE